In Streptomyces pluripotens, the genomic window CACCGACAGTGCCGATCAGCAGGGGCGTTACCTGTACGTCTACCGAAGGCTGCTGAACGACTACGACAGCTCCTACGACTCCATCGACAGCATGATCAGGGCCGTCAACGACGTCTACACACCGCTGTGGCGCGGCAACTGGAACCCGGAGTACGTGAAGGCCGTCGACTCCGACCCGCGCATCATCGACACCCTGTACGACTACGCGCTGGCCAACACCGACCAGCTCGGCACCAGCATCGCCTTTCTGGACTCCAACGCCGGGATGAACCTGGCCCGATACGTGGAACATCCTGAACTGCGGGAGACCGTCCGGCCGCTGACGAAGGAGCTGCTGGACGACACCGAGATCGACGGCCAGACGGCTGGGCTGTGGGTGGCCGTGGCCACCCAGGCGAACTACTACGACAGCGCCGACTGCGCCTACTACGGCGTCTGCGACCTGCCGGACAAGCTGACCAGGGCCGTCCTGCCCACGGTCCACCGATGCGACGCGAACGTCACCATCCGTGCCCAGTCGCTGAGTACCGCCGACCTCGACGCAGCCTGCGCGAGCGTGCTGGGCCAGGACGCTTACTTCCGCGGCCTGGTGGAGGCCGGCGGCCCGATACCCGGCCAACATGTCTCGACCATCCAGCTCGTGGTCTTCGCCAGCCGCTCCGACTACCAGACGTACGCCGGTGCCATCTACGGAATCAGCACCGACAACGGCGGCATGACGCTCGACGGCGATCCGTCGGACCCGGCCAACCGGGTCACGTCGATCATGTACCAGAAGGACTACGACGACGGTTTCGTGGCCCGGATCTGGAACCTCAACCACGAGTACACGCATTTTCTGGACGGCCGTGACGACATGAAGGGCACCTTCGCCCAGCAGATCTCCGTGCCGGATGTGTGGTGGATCGAGGGCGTGGCCGAGTACGTCTCCTACAGCTACCGCGGCCTGGCCGACGACCAGGCGGTGCGGGAGGCAGCCCAGCACACGTACAAGCTGAGCACCCTGTTCGAGAACACGTACGACAACAGCGACGTGATCCGCACCTACCCGTGGGGCTACCTCGCCGTGCGCTACATGACCGAGAAGCACCCCGACGACGTCCAGCGCATGCTCGCCCGCTTCCGTGCCGGTGACTACGCCGGCGGATACGCCGTCTACCACGACGGCATCGGCACCCGCTACGACGCCGACTTCGACCGTTGGCTCGCGGCGTGCGCCGCGGGCGCCTGCGCAAAGCCGGCCTCGGCCTGACCGCACGCGCCCCAGCACAACGGCCGCCGACCGGAACCCGGTCGGCGGCCGTACCCGCGTCGGCGAGAGGCGTCAGACCGCCGTCGCCGGGAACGTCGGGTACTCCACGCCCGACACGTGCTGAACGACCCGGACGACCTGGCAGGAGTAGCCGAACTCGTTGTCGTACCAGAGGTAGAGGATGGCGTTGTCGCCGTCCACCTTGAGGGCGCCGGCGTCCACGATCGAGGCGTGGCGTGAGCCGATAAAGTCGCTGGAGACCGCGTCGGGAGCCGTGATGAAGTCGATCTGACGCTTGAGCGGCGAAGTCAGCGAGACCTCGCGCAGGTAGTCGTGCACCTCCTCGCGAGTGGTCTCGCGGGCCAGCTGCAGGTTGAGGATCGCGATCGACACGTCCGGCACGGGAACGCGGATCGAGCTGCCGCTGATCTTCGCCTTGAGGTCGGGCAGCGCCTTGGCGACGGCGGAGGCGGCACCCGTCTCCGTGATCACCATGTTGAGCGGTGCGGACCGGCCACGCCGCTCTGACTTGTGGTAGTTGTCCAGCAGGTTCTGGTCGTTGGTGAAGGAGTGGACGGTCTCCACGTGGCCGCGCAGCACCCCGTACTCGTCCTCCATCGCCTTCAGCGGCGGGACGATCGCATTGGTGGTGCACGAGGCACAGGACAGGATCTGTTCGTCCGGCTTGACGGTGTCGTGGTTCACGCCGTGCACGATGTTCGGGACGTCGCCCTTGCCCGGAGCGGTCAGAACGACCTTCTCGATGCCGGGACGCAGGTGCTTGGACAGGCCCTCGCGGTCGCGCCACTTGCCGGTGTTGTCGATGAGGATGGCGTCCCGGATGCCGTACTCGGTGTAGTCCACCGCGGCCGGATCGTCGGCGTAGATCACCTTGATCGCGTTGCCGTTGGCCACGATGGTGCTGCTGGCCTCGTCGACGGTGATCGTGCCCTGGAACTGGCCGTGGATGGAGTCGCGGCGCAGCAGCGAAGCGCGCTTGACGAGATCCTCGGCAGCCCGCCCGCCGCCGCGGACGACGATGGCGCGCAGACGCAGGCCGTTGCCGGAGCCGGCCTTCTCGATCAGTAGCCGGGCGACGAGCCGGCCGATGCGGCCGAAGCCGTACAGGACGACGTCACGCGCTTCACGACGCTCGATCTTGTTGGCGCCCGTGGCGCCGGCGACGGCCTCCGCGGTGAACTCCTCGACGCTCAGCCCGCGTTCGTCGGCCTGGTACCGGTTGACCAGCATGCCGAGATCGATCTGGGAGGGGCCGAGATCGAGGGTGGTCAGAGCCTGGAGGAACGGCATGGTCTCGGTGACCGACAGCTCGGCACCGGCGATCTGCCGGGCGAAGCGGTGCGTCTTCAGGATGCTGACCACCGACTTGTTCACCAGGGAGCGGCTGTGCAGCAGGACGGTCACGTCCCGTTCGCGGTGCAGCTTCCCGATGAGCGGGATCATCGACTCCGCGATTTCTTCGCGGATCATCCAGTTGGTGAACGAGTCGTCGTTGACAGTCACAGATCTATCTTTCGAGCTAGGCAGCGCTCATATGCTAACCACACCCTACGACGATCATCTGGCGGGTCTGCTCCGGGGGTGGCCCGGGTAAGGATTTGCCCCAATTCCGGGTGCGGTTCCTGAACCAGGGTGGAAGTGCGTGAGGAAGCCGGGTCGTGGCTTGCACGTCCGCACGAACGCGCCGAGGGCCGGGGCGTGAGCAGCTTCTCTGTTTCCCGACCCGAGCCGCCCGCCCTGTCCCACCTCCTCCGTCGCCTGGCCCTGTCATTGGTGATGGGTGGCTCGGGGTCCTTGTCCTTGGAGCCGCGCCTCCTGGTCGGGTCCGCTGCCACGGCTTCGGAGCCGTCGTGGGCGGCTCGGTGGTGGAGGGGCCCAAGGGAACCACAGAGGCGCTTGTCCGGCTTGTCGGGCCCGCCGACCGCAGGGCGCGCGCGGGCGGCGCCGAACGGCAGGCGCCCGGTCTCACTGGACGCAGAGCTTGTCCGGTGCCGGCTCCTGGTCGGGCTTCCGGTCACCACGAGGCAAAAATATCCTATATGGGTAAAATCTAGACGTTTGCCGAGAATCCAGGCTGTGTCCTCTTCGACGGCCACCGCCCCGCCGGAAGTGATCGATGTCCCGCAAGCGCACCACGGACGAAGGCGACGAGCTGCTGGCCAGGCTCGGCTCGCTCACCGCCCAGGCGCGCCGGCGCGCGGAGCTGCAACGCAGCCAGGTCGAGCTGGCCATCGCCCTGCAGCGCGGCATGCTGCCCCGGGACCTGCCCGTCGCTCCCGGGCTACACCTGGCCGTGCGCTACGCCCCCGCCAACTTCGGTCTCAACGTCGGCGGCGACTGGTACGACGCCTTCACCATGCCCGACGGCAGAATCGGGTTGTCCATCGGTGACGTGCAGGGACACAACATCGAGGCGGCCGCCTTCATGGGCCAGGTCCGGGCCGGACTGCGGGCTCTCGCCTCTGTCACGGGCGAGCCCGGCGAACTCCTCTCCCGCACCAATGACCTGCTGTTCTCCCTGGGCAGTGACCTCTTCGCCACCTGCACGTTCATGCGGCTCGACCCGGCCACCGGTCTGCTGGAGAGTGCGCGAGCCGGCCACATCCCTTTCGTGTGGGCCACGGCGGACGGCAAGTCCGGGGTCGTCGACGACGAGGGCGGACCGCCGCTCGGCATCGATCACGGCATGGAGTACCCGGTGACCCGGCACCGGCTGACCACAGGAGGAGTGTTCGTCCTGCTCACCGACGGCGTGGTTGAGGGGCCGTCGCTGAACATCGAGGACGGGCTGGACCAAGTGGTGCGTCTCGCCGGCATCGCCGCCGTAGCCGGTCTTGAGGCTCATGCACTGGCTTCCGCCGTGATCAAGGGCGCTGAGAGCGTGGGACACGAGGACGATGCCGCGGTCCTCGTGGTCGGCCTCGACGGGCCTAGTGCGCGGTCATAGCCAGCCGGTGCCCGCGGTATGTGTTCGCGGCCCTCGACGGCCCGGCATTCAGCCATAGGGCCGGACGGTACCGGCTCTCGCCTCGCCGACCCGGGGCCGTCGGTGTGAGATGGCTGCTGTGGTGGGTAAAGAGAATCTGCGCCGGACGGGTGGCTACCTCGTCCAGGTGCTGGCCGTCGCCGCCTGCTATTACGCGGCGGGTCGGCTGGGTCTGCTGCGCGAGCTGACCGTGGAGGGTACCGTCGTCACCCCCATCTGGCCGCCGACCGGTGTGGCCGTCGCCGCACTGCTGATCTTCGGTCTCGGCTGCTGGCCCGGCATCACACTGGGCGCCTTCTTCGTCATCCTGTCCCTCACCACCCCTGACATCTACGTACTCGGCGTCCTCGCCGGAAACACCCTCGCACCGGTGTGCGCGGCTCTTCTGCTGCGCCGGGCCCGCTTCCACATGGACCTCGGTCGGTTGCGGGACGGCGTTTCCCTGGTGTTCCTGGGCGCGCTCACCGCCATGCTGATCAGCTCCACCATCGGTGTCGGCCTCCAGGTCGTCACGGGTGATCTGGCCGCACAGAGTTTCTGGCCCGTCTGGCTGGCCTGGTGGGTGGGGGACGCGATGGGTGTACTGATCGTCACCCCACTGCTGCTGTTGCTTCACAGGGCACGCTGGCCTCCGCCGCTGGCCCGCTGGAAGGAGGCGACCGCGCTGGCCGTGGTGGCCTGCTGCACCGTTCCGTTGGCCGTCTACAGCTCGATCAGCCTGCTCTTCCCCGTCTACCCGCTCATCGTCTGGGCCGCGCTGCGCTTCCAGCTTGTGGGCAGTGCGCTCTGTGCGCTGTTGACCTCGGTGGTGGCGACCGTGGCCGCGACTGACGGTGCCGGGGCGTTCGCAGGCCTGAGCCGGATCGAGGTCATGGTGAAGCTCCAGGCGTTCAACGGCACGATGGCCCTGACCGCGCTGTTGTTGTCCGCCCTGATCACCGAGCAGCGCAACACCCGGAACTCGGTGGAGAAGGCGTGCCAGGAACTGGCCGAGGTCCTGGAGTACCTCACCGAGGGGGACGCCCCTTCGCCCAGGTCGTACCTGGGCACCGACAACACCGACGAGAATTCCTGGCCGACCGGAACCCAGTGAGGTCACCCTCCGCTGCTGTCCCGACCGGGTGGCGCCGAACGGTCAGACGGTCAGACGACCAGACGGCGCCGGTCCCGGTGGGCGGGGGCCGGCGTCAGGAGGTGGAGCCGGCGGTGTTCTCGTCGTCGGGGGAGGGCTGGCACATGCGGCACAGCTCGTGGTCCCCGTCGCGGGTGACGACGGTTCCCCAGCCGAGGCACTGTTCGCAGTCACGGGCCAGGGTCAGATCGGGGTGAGGAGGGAGGAAGGGGCTGCGGTGGGCTCCGTACGCCATACGGTGAGCGGCTCCTTGCGGTCGTGGGGTGACGCGGGGAAGCGCGGGCGGGGAGGACAACGCTGTCCGATGCCCCTCCATTATGTCCGACTTTTCTTGTGTGTCAGTGGCGAATGTCACTGAGTGCCACGGTCTATCCCAGCGTGCCGAGCCGGGCCTGGCGCCACAGGTCTACGCCGCCCTCGGTGGCGTACTTGTCGATCTCGGCCAGTTCCTCGCCGCTGAAGTCCGGGTTCGCCAGTGCCGCTACGTTCTGCTCCAGCTGCTCGACGCGCGAGGCGCCGATGACGAGCGAGGTCACCCGCTCGTCGCGCAGTGCCCAGGCCAGCGCCAGCTGGGCGAGGGACTGTCCGCGCCGGGCTGCGATGTCGTTCAGGGCGCGCAGCCGGTGCCGCATGTCGTCGGTGAGCCAGGACGGATCGAAGGACTTCCCCTGTGCGGCCCGTGAGTCCTGCGGTACGCCGTCCAGGTAGCGGCCGGTCAGCAGTCCCTGGGCGAGCGCCGTGAAACCGATCACCCCGAAGCCCTCGTGCTGGGCCGCGTCCAGTAGGCCGTCGGTCTCGATCCAGCGGTTGAGCATGCTGTACGACGGCTGGTGGATCAGCAGGGGAGTGCCCAGCTCCCGCAGGATCGCCGCCGCTTGCCGGGTGCGCTCGGTGTCGTACGAGGAGATGCCGACGTACAGGGCCTTCCCCTGGCGGACGGCCGTGTCGAGCGCGCCCATCGTCTCCTCCAGCGGTGTGCTCGCGTCCAGCCGGTGGGAGTAGAAGATGTCCACGTAGTCCAGGCCCGTGCGGCGGAGCGACTGGTCGAGCGAGGCCAGTACGTACTTGCGGGAGCCGCCGCCCTGCCCGTAGGGCCCGGGCCACATGTCCCAGCCAGCCTTGGTCGAGACGACCAGCTCATCCCGGTAGGGAGCCAGGTCCTGCTTGAGGAGCCGGCCGAAGTTGAGCTCGGCCGCGCCGTAGGGCGGGCCGTAGTTGTTGGCCAGGTCGTGGTGGGTGATCCCGAGGTCGAAGGCGCGCAGGGCGATCTCGCGCTGGGTCTCGAAGGGGCGGTCGTCGCCGAAGTTGTGCCAGTAGCCCAGGGACAGGACCGGCAGGTCCAGTCCCGAGCGGCCGGTGCGCCGGTAGCGCATGGTGCCGGCGTAGCGAGCGGGGTCCGCGGCGTACGTCATCGGGTCTTCTCCGGGTGGTGCTGTAGGGGT contains:
- a CDS encoding collagenase, whose translation is MRYRFALPGRAPGRTARRAAVRLAGAVAVCVTVAGLLSTPALAAPRPSPGTIAAPRKAETAPSPTGATTAATERPAVRSRRLSPAQLPPQTPMSVNSARSAEIRRASAASCALADFGSRTGSALVSFVKAASVNCVNTLFSATGKDAYDVFRQPQMVTVANAFTRTARHYRGDNSGSLEQLVLFLRAGYYVQFNHSGDVGSYTSRLTTAVTRGLDTFFARYHSRDISAANGDILGETVILTDSADQQGRYLYVYRRLLNDYDSSYDSIDSMIRAVNDVYTPLWRGNWNPEYVKAVDSDPRIIDTLYDYALANTDQLGTSIAFLDSNAGMNLARYVEHPELRETVRPLTKELLDDTEIDGQTAGLWVAVATQANYYDSADCAYYGVCDLPDKLTRAVLPTVHRCDANVTIRAQSLSTADLDAACASVLGQDAYFRGLVEAGGPIPGQHVSTIQLVVFASRSDYQTYAGAIYGISTDNGGMTLDGDPSDPANRVTSIMYQKDYDDGFVARIWNLNHEYTHFLDGRDDMKGTFAQQISVPDVWWIEGVAEYVSYSYRGLADDQAVREAAQHTYKLSTLFENTYDNSDVIRTYPWGYLAVRYMTEKHPDDVQRMLARFRAGDYAGGYAVYHDGIGTRYDADFDRWLAACAAGACAKPASA
- a CDS encoding glyceraldehyde-3-phosphate dehydrogenase encodes the protein MTVNDDSFTNWMIREEIAESMIPLIGKLHRERDVTVLLHSRSLVNKSVVSILKTHRFARQIAGAELSVTETMPFLQALTTLDLGPSQIDLGMLVNRYQADERGLSVEEFTAEAVAGATGANKIERREARDVVLYGFGRIGRLVARLLIEKAGSGNGLRLRAIVVRGGGRAAEDLVKRASLLRRDSIHGQFQGTITVDEASSTIVANGNAIKVIYADDPAAVDYTEYGIRDAILIDNTGKWRDREGLSKHLRPGIEKVVLTAPGKGDVPNIVHGVNHDTVKPDEQILSCASCTTNAIVPPLKAMEDEYGVLRGHVETVHSFTNDQNLLDNYHKSERRGRSAPLNMVITETGAASAVAKALPDLKAKISGSSIRVPVPDVSIAILNLQLARETTREEVHDYLREVSLTSPLKRQIDFITAPDAVSSDFIGSRHASIVDAGALKVDGDNAILYLWYDNEFGYSCQVVRVVQHVSGVEYPTFPATAV
- a CDS encoding PP2C family protein-serine/threonine phosphatase, translated to MSRKRTTDEGDELLARLGSLTAQARRRAELQRSQVELAIALQRGMLPRDLPVAPGLHLAVRYAPANFGLNVGGDWYDAFTMPDGRIGLSIGDVQGHNIEAAAFMGQVRAGLRALASVTGEPGELLSRTNDLLFSLGSDLFATCTFMRLDPATGLLESARAGHIPFVWATADGKSGVVDDEGGPPLGIDHGMEYPVTRHRLTTGGVFVLLTDGVVEGPSLNIEDGLDQVVRLAGIAAVAGLEAHALASAVIKGAESVGHEDDAAVLVVGLDGPSARS
- a CDS encoding MASE1 domain-containing protein, giving the protein MAAVVGKENLRRTGGYLVQVLAVAACYYAAGRLGLLRELTVEGTVVTPIWPPTGVAVAALLIFGLGCWPGITLGAFFVILSLTTPDIYVLGVLAGNTLAPVCAALLLRRARFHMDLGRLRDGVSLVFLGALTAMLISSTIGVGLQVVTGDLAAQSFWPVWLAWWVGDAMGVLIVTPLLLLLHRARWPPPLARWKEATALAVVACCTVPLAVYSSISLLFPVYPLIVWAALRFQLVGSALCALLTSVVATVAATDGAGAFAGLSRIEVMVKLQAFNGTMALTALLLSALITEQRNTRNSVEKACQELAEVLEYLTEGDAPSPRSYLGTDNTDENSWPTGTQ
- the mgrA gene encoding L-glyceraldehyde 3-phosphate reductase, producing MTYAADPARYAGTMRYRRTGRSGLDLPVLSLGYWHNFGDDRPFETQREIALRAFDLGITHHDLANNYGPPYGAAELNFGRLLKQDLAPYRDELVVSTKAGWDMWPGPYGQGGGSRKYVLASLDQSLRRTGLDYVDIFYSHRLDASTPLEETMGALDTAVRQGKALYVGISSYDTERTRQAAAILRELGTPLLIHQPSYSMLNRWIETDGLLDAAQHEGFGVIGFTALAQGLLTGRYLDGVPQDSRAAQGKSFDPSWLTDDMRHRLRALNDIAARRGQSLAQLALAWALRDERVTSLVIGASRVEQLEQNVAALANPDFSGEELAEIDKYATEGGVDLWRQARLGTLG